In Oscillatoria acuminata PCC 6304, a single window of DNA contains:
- a CDS encoding CHAT domain-containing protein has product MKMRHPQPMPLSHVKQGLLLSVGLFWLALPLGAIAQTPEELVEQGRQLYQSGEFSAAAAVWETAASRSDGEGNRLQQAVALSNLSAALQELGEWEEAKAAIGQSLALIEAESDSPASVRVLAQVLNTRGGLEFTLGQTEAAVTTWEQAADAYRQAGEKSGEYRAMINQARALQALGLYRRSVTRLEQLQTQLAQETDSDTKVTALLALGNALRLVGDLKESETVLRDSLATAQRLKSPAAISESAIALGNTVRARQDGNAALALYQQAASTAESADTQVQARLNALSLLIENPLILSDSASEPLIQSWIPQIQAQIEALPPSRMAVYARIKFAQSWVQWHEGKSSLSSVLPEAAQLLGTAVQQAKSIGDRRAESYALGNLGELYERDRQWQQAQILTQQALELAEHINAMDIAYRWEWQLGRVLLAIGDRPGAVIAYSQAVNSLESLRLDLVTTNREVQFSFRDSVEPVYRELVALLLDVPSPSQNPTSSSGVSQENLQKALQAIESLKLAELDNFFRDACVDSNAVQLDKQQVDLTAAIVYPIVLDDRLEVIVSLPNQPLQHYSTPLPKEEIEETLITLRRSLVTRTSRQYRVYANTVYNWLVAPIQDSLANSGIKTLVFVPDGLFRNIPMAALYDGEQFLLEKYSVAVSPGLKLTEPQPLRRQSLKALTAGLTEERFGFAQLPNVALEVEQINTALSGIVLMDNGFTRDTLQQQLLQTPFPVVHIATHGQFSSSAEDTFILAWDDRINVNELDSLLRGRNRNNNNEALELLVLSACQTATGDNRAALGLAGMAVRAGARSTLATLWYIDDAATVPLMIDFYTFLTQDNLTKSESLRQAQLNLLRQAEYQHPIYWAAYVLVGNWL; this is encoded by the coding sequence ATGAAAATGCGACACCCTCAACCCATGCCTTTATCTCACGTTAAACAGGGATTGCTGTTATCCGTTGGTCTGTTTTGGTTAGCTTTACCCCTAGGTGCGATCGCCCAAACTCCTGAGGAATTAGTCGAACAAGGGCGTCAACTTTACCAATCTGGGGAGTTTTCCGCAGCAGCGGCGGTTTGGGAAACTGCTGCCAGTCGCAGTGATGGGGAGGGGAATCGCTTGCAACAAGCGGTTGCCTTGAGTAATCTGTCCGCAGCGTTGCAGGAGTTGGGCGAGTGGGAGGAGGCCAAAGCGGCGATCGGCCAAAGTCTGGCTTTGATTGAAGCAGAGTCAGACTCTCCCGCCTCCGTTCGGGTCCTCGCCCAAGTCCTCAATACCCGAGGCGGATTGGAATTTACCCTCGGACAAACGGAAGCGGCGGTGACAACTTGGGAACAAGCGGCAGATGCCTACCGCCAAGCGGGGGAAAAGTCTGGGGAATATCGGGCGATGATTAATCAAGCCCGGGCTCTACAGGCATTAGGATTATATCGGCGATCGGTGACTCGCCTCGAACAACTCCAAACCCAGTTAGCCCAGGAAACTGATTCTGATACCAAAGTAACCGCTTTACTCGCTTTGGGCAATGCCTTACGCCTGGTGGGGGATTTAAAAGAATCTGAAACTGTCTTACGGGATAGTTTGGCCACGGCCCAACGGTTAAAGTCCCCGGCAGCCATCAGTGAAAGTGCGATCGCATTAGGGAATACAGTGCGCGCCCGCCAAGATGGGAACGCGGCTTTGGCTTTGTATCAACAAGCCGCCTCTACCGCAGAATCAGCAGATACCCAGGTCCAAGCCCGTCTCAATGCGCTCTCTCTTTTAATTGAAAATCCCTTGATTCTGAGTGATTCTGCCTCTGAACCACTGATCCAAAGTTGGATTCCGCAAATCCAGGCCCAAATCGAAGCCTTGCCTCCAAGTCGGATGGCAGTGTATGCTCGAATTAAGTTCGCACAAAGTTGGGTGCAGTGGCATGAGGGGAAATCATCCCTGAGTTCGGTTCTGCCGGAAGCGGCTCAACTCTTAGGAACAGCGGTCCAACAGGCCAAAAGTATAGGCGATCGCCGCGCTGAATCTTATGCATTAGGGAATCTCGGGGAATTATACGAACGCGATCGCCAGTGGCAGCAAGCCCAAATTCTCACCCAGCAAGCGTTAGAGTTGGCGGAACATATCAATGCGATGGATATTGCTTATCGCTGGGAATGGCAACTGGGGCGCGTACTCCTCGCGATCGGCGATCGCCCGGGGGCTGTGATTGCCTATTCTCAAGCGGTTAACTCTCTGGAGTCTTTGCGCCTAGATTTAGTCACCACCAATCGGGAAGTGCAGTTTTCTTTTCGCGATAGTGTCGAACCTGTTTATCGCGAGTTAGTGGCGTTACTGTTGGATGTCCCCTCACCCTCACAAAATCCCACATCGAGTTCGGGGGTTTCCCAGGAAAACCTTCAAAAAGCATTACAGGCGATCGAATCTCTGAAATTAGCCGAACTGGATAACTTTTTTCGGGATGCTTGTGTCGATAGCAATGCCGTGCAACTGGATAAACAACAGGTTGACCTCACAGCAGCGATCGTTTATCCCATCGTCTTGGACGATCGCTTAGAAGTCATCGTTTCTCTACCCAATCAACCTTTACAGCATTATTCCACTCCCTTACCCAAAGAAGAAATCGAAGAAACCCTCATCACCCTCCGAAGAAGCTTGGTAACTCGCACTTCTCGGCAATATCGGGTTTATGCCAACACCGTTTACAACTGGTTAGTTGCCCCAATTCAAGACAGTTTAGCCAACAGTGGCATTAAAACCTTAGTCTTTGTTCCCGATGGACTGTTTAGAAATATTCCAATGGCTGCCTTGTATGACGGGGAACAATTTTTGTTAGAGAAATACAGCGTCGCCGTCAGTCCAGGACTTAAACTGACTGAACCTCAACCCTTAAGACGACAAAGCCTCAAGGCTTTAACTGCCGGGTTAACAGAAGAACGGTTTGGCTTCGCACAACTGCCTAATGTGGCCCTCGAAGTTGAACAAATCAATACCGCACTTTCCGGCATTGTCCTCATGGATAATGGATTTACCCGCGATACCTTACAACAACAGCTTTTACAAACTCCCTTTCCCGTGGTCCATATCGCCACCCACGGTCAATTTAGCTCTAGTGCAGAAGATACCTTTATTCTCGCTTGGGACGATCGCATTAATGTCAATGAACTCGACAGTTTACTCCGAGGGAGAAATCGCAATAACAATAACGAAGCCTTGGAATTACTGGTTCTGAGTGCCTGTCAAACGGCAACAGGCGACAATCGCGCCGCCTTGGGATTGGCAGGGATGGCCGTTCGCGCCGGTGCACGCAGTACCCTCGCAACCCTCTGGTACATTGATGATGCAGCAACAGTTCCACTGATGATTGACTTTTACACATTTTTAACCCAAGATAATCTCACGAAGTCCGAATCCCTGCGTCAAGCTCAACTGAACCTTTTGAGGCAGGCCGAATATCAACATCCCATTTATTGGGCAGCTTATGTTTTAGTCGGCAATTGGTTGTAA
- a CDS encoding mechanosensitive ion channel family protein, producing MLDPLLNLIIIGAPRVGGSLLIIISFWIATVLLRKLIRRFSITSNLSLDALKLLEQTLISTVWIVGIVTALGTVGIDVSALIAGLGLTGFAVGLALKDILSNLVSGALILIYRPFRRRDRISVGNFEGTVIDIDLRYTTLQGEGKTILIPNSYLFTNTICVIQDSGVKIITKIY from the coding sequence ATGCTAGACCCGCTATTAAACCTAATTATTATTGGCGCACCCCGCGTCGGTGGTAGTCTGCTGATTATCATCAGTTTTTGGATTGCCACTGTCTTGTTACGAAAGCTGATTCGCCGCTTCAGTATCACCAGTAATTTGAGTTTGGATGCTCTAAAATTGCTGGAACAAACCCTCATTAGCACGGTTTGGATTGTGGGTATCGTTACAGCCCTGGGAACCGTAGGTATTGATGTTTCTGCGTTAATTGCCGGGTTGGGCCTAACTGGATTTGCCGTGGGATTAGCCCTCAAAGATATTCTCTCGAATCTAGTTTCCGGGGCTTTGATTTTAATTTATCGACCCTTCCGCCGTCGCGATCGCATTTCCGTCGGCAACTTTGAAGGAACCGTTATTGATATCGATTTACGTTATACGACCCTGCAAGGAGAAGGCAAAACTATCTTAATTCCGAATTCTTATTTATTCACCAATACAATCTGTGTTATCCAAGATTCCGGGGTTAAAATTATCACCAAAATTTATTAA
- the grxC gene encoding glutaredoxin 3, with amino-acid sequence MLNFLNRLLGRHPENIKAHVEIYTWQTCPYCIRAKVLLMWKGVKFTEYKIDGDGAARVKMAERANGRRSVPQIFINDRHIGGCDDLYELDAKAQLDPLLIMASN; translated from the coding sequence ATGCTAAACTTCCTAAATCGCCTGTTAGGGCGTCACCCGGAAAACATTAAAGCCCATGTGGAAATCTACACTTGGCAAACCTGTCCCTACTGCATTCGGGCTAAAGTTCTCCTGATGTGGAAAGGGGTCAAATTCACCGAATATAAAATTGATGGAGATGGGGCCGCCCGAGTGAAAATGGCAGAACGGGCCAATGGACGTCGCAGTGTTCCCCAGATTTTTATTAACGATCGCCATATCGGGGGATGTGATGACCTATATGAACTCGATGCAAAAGCACAGTTAGATCCCCTCTTAATCATGGCATCTAATTAA
- a CDS encoding thiol-disulfide oxidoreductase DCC family protein — MTYFFIYDGKCNLCVSVVQLLETFDKGDIFRYIPMQDEDSLSRLGVTPKDCEQGMILIDADRPERRWQGSDAAEELGNLLPGGSLFVSAYRALPGMKWTGDRVYEQIRDNRYQLFGQRTDIYHSTYPGDCETCNYPT; from the coding sequence ATGACTTACTTTTTCATTTATGATGGCAAATGCAATCTTTGTGTGAGCGTCGTTCAACTGTTAGAAACCTTTGACAAAGGCGATATCTTTCGCTATATTCCCATGCAGGATGAAGACAGTCTCTCTCGCTTAGGTGTGACGCCAAAAGACTGTGAACAAGGGATGATTTTAATTGATGCCGACAGGCCAGAACGACGGTGGCAAGGAAGTGATGCCGCAGAAGAACTGGGGAATTTATTACCCGGAGGGAGTCTATTTGTCAGCGCCTATCGCGCACTTCCGGGGATGAAATGGACCGGCGATCGCGTCTATGAACAAATCCGCGATAACCGTTATCAACTCTTTGGACAACGCACCGATATCTATCACTCCACCTATCCCGGCGACTGCGAAACCTGTAATTATCCAACGTAA
- the tadA gene encoding tRNA adenosine(34) deaminase TadA, with protein sequence MGVQDPQYLIHRDWMSQAIALAQAAGDAGEVPVGAIVVDPSGKAVARTENRRERDHDPTAHAEILALRTAGQVLQNWHLNGCTLYVTLEPCPMCAGAIAQSRLSLLVYGADDPKSGAIRTVLNLPDSPASFHRLSVLGGILESDCRDQLQSWFSQRRQSHGTKL encoded by the coding sequence ATGGGAGTGCAAGACCCGCAGTATCTTATACATCGAGACTGGATGAGTCAGGCGATCGCCCTTGCCCAAGCTGCCGGAGATGCCGGAGAAGTTCCCGTCGGGGCGATCGTCGTAGACCCTTCCGGCAAGGCAGTCGCCCGCACCGAAAACCGCCGAGAACGAGACCATGACCCCACCGCCCATGCTGAAATACTCGCCCTGCGTACAGCGGGGCAAGTGCTACAAAATTGGCATTTGAATGGCTGTACCCTCTATGTTACCCTAGAACCTTGTCCCATGTGTGCCGGGGCGATCGCGCAATCTCGTCTGAGTCTCCTCGTCTATGGTGCCGACGACCCCAAAAGTGGCGCAATCCGCACCGTCCTCAACCTCCCCGATAGTCCCGCTTCCTTTCACCGCTTATCCGTCCTCGGTGGCATCTTGGAATCGGATTGTCGAGACCAATTACAATCCTGGTTCTCTCAACGCCGCCAGTCTCACGGGACAAAACTCTAA